A region of Esox lucius isolate fEsoLuc1 chromosome 3, fEsoLuc1.pri, whole genome shotgun sequence DNA encodes the following proteins:
- the catip gene encoding ciliogenesis-associated TTC17-interacting protein has product MEESATEEMEELKASREAIDFLSSIGAAEVQRCVFEDSLVTVSEAGRELGEFKLTVEWTSRREQPCLLLHARSHGAIDDTPCGTEITAYISLNLETLEQDHHEYIKLQDHQLDRKSHMVQHDGQLVVNKITTVGEEVKRQILSYPLSSLKGFVCEGSNLLLLRVLALRRNVPENMIFLSFSQDKNISTCTYRDLGCREQMVGEEVVEVFGVERSVDSVEDIPATWHCYFLPDGHLASRVQVGSPVSMRLLQRPPETHTGDEILASMKKPLVWEEDMEMYSKFLDRKVELKAGHSSYLRKCPELRAMMSDFVQFLLLRKPSNVFVFAHEYFSPFASTRPSGGTFNTSSP; this is encoded by the exons ATGGAAGAGTCGGCAACGGAAGAAATGGAGGAGTTAAAAGCTTCTAGGGAGGCCATAGACTTTCTGTCCAGCATAG GAGCTGCGGAGGTGCAGCGGTGTGTTTTTGAGGACTCACTGGTGACAGTGTCTGAAGCGGGCAGAGAGCTGGGAGAGTTCAAGTTGACTGTGGAGTGGACCAGTCGCAGGGAACAGCCATGCCTATTGTTGCACGCGCGCAGCCATGGAGCTATTGACGACACTCCCTGCGGTACAGAAATCACCG CCTACATTTCTTTGAACCTGGAGACCCTGGAGCAGGACCACCATGAGTACATCAAG CTTCAGGACCACCAGTTGGACCGAAAGTCTCATATGGTCCAGCATGACGGACAGCTGGTGGTGAACAAAATCACAACAGTGGGAGAG gaggtgAAGAGGCAGATTTTGTCGtaccctctgtcctctctgaagGGGTTCGTTTGTGAGGGATCTAACCTGCTACTGCTCAGAGTCCTCGCTCTGAGGAGGAATGTCCCAGAAAACATGATCTTCCTGTCCTTCAGCcaggacaaaaacatttcaacctGCACATAT AGAGATCTTGGGTGCAGGGAGCAGAtggtgggagaggaggtggtggaggtgtTTGGTGTGGAGAGGTCAGTCGACTCGGTGGAAGACATCCCAGCCACGTGGCACTGCTACTTTTTGCCTGACGG ACACCTGGCCAGCCGAGTGCAGGTGGGCTCTCCCGTTTCCATGAGGCTCCTGCAGCGTccacccgaaacacacacag GTGATGAAATACTTGCGTCTATGAAGAAGCCTTTGGTCTGGGAAGAGGACATGGAGATGTATTCCAAGTTCTTGGACAGAAAG gtgGAGTTGAAAGCAGGACATTCCTCATACCTGCGGAAGTGTCCTGAGCTCCGTGCAATGATGTCTGACTTTGTTCAGTTCCTGCTTCTACGAAAACCAAgcaatgtctttgtgtttgcCCACGAGTACTTCTCCCCCTTTGCCTCCACCCGACCCTCTGGGGGCACCTTCAACACCTCATCACCCTAA